In one window of Arctopsyche grandis isolate Sample6627 chromosome 6, ASM5162203v2, whole genome shotgun sequence DNA:
- the LOC143912766 gene encoding ELMO domain-containing protein 2 encodes MWISLWKQFWAALLWWGRPVLKGVLRRFTGLCELQRICYGEPPGAARAISAERSLRLSRMTAIHAMISHLDDVASQGRLRVDTQTQILSCASVLIMQVKRINPRVHPTFSSSFERCVQLVWGYRQLCSQVEQMRTTHYDSDNLHHEEKLLDLWRQLMPQEPLEARITKQWQDIGFQGDDPKTDFRGMGLLGLENLLYFAKEFPGASGHVLSHSHHPKYGYTFAVVGINLTSMAYNLLKDGSAKTHIYNVSKGLPTIRNFHQFYCYLFYEFDRFWIESKPQNMMEFSIIHQRFEKSIRNSLKNKSTVFRINIKIDNV; translated from the exons ATGTGGATATCGCTGTGGAAGCAGTTTTGGGCAGCTTTACTTTGGTGGGGACGGCCAGTTCTCAAGGGTGTTCTCCGTCGCTTCACCGGTCTGTGTGAACTCCAAAGAATATGTTACGGAGAACCGCCGGGCGCGGCCAGGGCGATATCGGCCGAACGAAGTCTACGTCTGTCTAGAATGACGGCGATACACGCCATGATATCTCACCTCGACGACGTGGCGAGTCAGGGCCGGCTCAGAGTAGATACGCAGACCCAGATACTGTCGTGTGCGTCCGTTTTGATCATGCAAGTCAAGCGGATTAATCCTCGTGTACATCCCACGTTTTCGTCGAGTTTCGAACGGTGTGTGCAGCTCGTGTGGGGCTATCGCCAGTTGTGTAGTCAGGTAGAACAAATGCGTACCACGCATTACGACAGTGACAATCTGCATCATGAGGAAAAATTGTTGGACCTGTGGAGGCAGTTGATGCCGCAAGAACCGTTGGAAGCTAGGATCACCAAGCAGTGGCAAGATATTGGATTTCAG GGCGACGATCCAAAGACAGATTTTCGAGGAATGGGACTACTCGGATTAGAGAACCTTTTATACTTCGCTAAAGAATTCCCCGGTGCTTCCGGTCATGTGCTCAGCCATTCTCATCATCCCAAATATGGATATACTTTTGCCGTAGTTGGCATAAATCTAACGTCCATGGCGTACAATCTATTGAAAGACGGGTCTGCCAAAACTCACATTTACAACGTCTCTAAGGGACTGCCGACGATCAGAAACTTTCACCAATTTTACTGTTATCTATTCTACGAATTCGACAGATTTTGGATAGAATCCAAGCCGCAGAACATGATGGAGTTTTCCATTATACATCAAAGGTTTGAAAAGAGTATTAGGAATtcacttaaaaataaatcgacCGTGTTTAGAATCAACATCAAGATTGataatgtataa
- the LOC143912765 gene encoding uncharacterized protein LOC143912765, with the protein MQLTTIALPLPLLLLLLLFILSLVSAQTPSRGSAQLESVNDDDLLALIRQEKYVVALFTKPDCPTCLNMEKTLIEARDELVDFLGAWVVMAQQSHLMRLYSPNAEPALVFFRHGVPLLYDGPVDEEHITQTFNDNKEPIARELSDDNFEHLTQAATGATTGDWFVMFYSSSCLECQRLGAVWEAVGAATRVRGIVVARADRGGAAAATARRFGVTKDPTFLLFRKGKMYWYDLPKYGIKSLISFSQDWYRNAKSEKVPIPKSPFDDLVAWCVYLIRDVIEFGLGILTEHPWIWQIGVVGFGLVAITSIIAVVKAGKSSSPKPVTKKPSKKTK; encoded by the exons ATGCAGCTGACGACGATCGCACTGCCGCTgccgctgctgctgctgctgctgctgttcaTCCTCAGTCTCGTCTCGGCGCAGACCCCGTCTCGCGGATCGGCTCAACTCGAATCCGTCAACGACGACGATCTCTTGGCTCTCATTCGCCAAGAGAAGTATGTAGTCGCCCTCTTCA CCAAACCAGATTGTCCGACATGTTTGAATATGGAGAAGACCCTGATAGAAGCTAGAGATGAACTGGTTGACTTTTTAGGAGCGTGGGTAGTGATGGCACAACAGTCGCATTTAATGCGACTCTACAGTCCTAATGCGGAACCGGCGCTCGTATTCTTCAGACACGGAGTACCTCTGCTATATGACG GTCCCGTTGACGAAGAACACATTACGCAAACGTTCAATGATAACAAAGAACCTATAGCTAGAGAATTATCCGACGATAACTTTGAACATTTAACGCAAGCCGCCACCGGTGCGACGACCGGCGATTGGTTCGTTATGTT TTATAGCTCATCGTGCTTAGAGTGCCAAAGACTGGGCGCAGTTTGGGAAGCTGTAGGGGCGGCCACCCGTGTACGAGGAATCGTAGTAGCGAGAGCCGATCGTGGGGGTGCAGCTGCAGCGACTGCGAGACGCTTTGGAGTCACTAAAGATCCTACTTTCCTATT ATTCCGGAAAGGAAAAATGTACTGGTATGATCTTCCAAAATACGGCATCAAATCGTTAATCTCTTTTTCGCAAGACTGGTATAGGAATGCCAAAAGTGAAAAAGTACCGATTCCCAAATCGCCAtt tGATGATTTGGTCGCTTGGTGTGTATACTTAATCCGAGACGTGatcgaattcggtttggggattTTAACCGAACATCCGTGGATATGGCAGATAGGTGTAGTAGGTTTTGGTCTCGTAGCAATTACTTCAATAATAGCCGTTGTGAAAGCGGGAAAATCGTCATCGCCAAAACCAGTGACAAAAAAACCAAGCAAAAAGACTAAATAA